Proteins co-encoded in one Armatimonadota bacterium genomic window:
- a CDS encoding type II toxin-antitoxin system VapC family toxin has translation MSTRARRHLDSEMRKGPLLVSSMSAWEVAMLSERGRLVLTIGVDDWVAHCEALPFLSFVPVSNRIGLASVRLPAFPSQDPADRIIVATALALGAAIVTADRDIQSYSRVRTIW, from the coding sequence CTGTCCACGCGTGCCCGCCGCCACCTCGACAGCGAGATGCGCAAGGGGCCGCTGCTCGTCTCGTCGATGAGCGCGTGGGAGGTGGCGATGCTCAGCGAGCGGGGGAGGCTGGTGCTGACCATCGGGGTGGACGATTGGGTCGCCCACTGCGAGGCACTGCCGTTCCTGTCGTTCGTGCCCGTGAGCAATCGCATCGGGCTGGCGTCGGTCCGCTTGCCCGCGTTTCCCTCTCAAGACCCTGCGGACCGGATTATCGTCGCCACCGCGCTCGCGCTCGGTGCTGCCATCGTGACCGCGGACCGGGACATCCAGAGCTACTCCCGGGTCCGCACGATCTGGTAG
- a CDS encoding TIGR00730 family Rossman fold protein, which yields MRRVTVFCGSNAGARPEYLDAARRLGRALAARGLALVYGGSNVGLMRELARTVRAAGGEVVGIIPTLLVERELLYPDLTRVHVVGSMHERKALMMELGDAFVALPGGFGTLEEFFEVVAWATLGLHRKPVGLLNAAGYYDPLMRFIDHAVAEQFVRPEYREVILVDSTPEGLLERLDGVWRPSGSR from the coding sequence ATGCGGCGCGTCACCGTCTTCTGCGGCTCCAACGCTGGCGCCCGGCCCGAGTACCTGGACGCGGCCCGTCGGCTGGGGCGGGCGCTGGCCGCGCGGGGGCTGGCGCTGGTCTACGGCGGCTCGAACGTGGGCCTCATGCGCGAGCTCGCCCGCACGGTGCGCGCGGCCGGCGGCGAGGTCGTCGGCATCATCCCCACGCTGCTGGTCGAGCGGGAACTGCTCTACCCCGACCTCACGCGGGTGCACGTGGTCGGCTCGATGCACGAGCGCAAGGCTCTCATGATGGAACTGGGCGACGCGTTCGTGGCGCTGCCGGGCGGCTTTGGCACGCTGGAGGAGTTCTTCGAGGTCGTGGCGTGGGCGACGCTAGGGCTGCACCGCAAGCCGGTGGGGCTGCTGAACGCGGCGGGCTACTACGATCCCCTGATGCGGTTCATCGACCACGCGGTGGCCGAGCAGTTCGTGCGGCCCGAGTACCGCGAGGTGATCCTGGTCGACTCCACGCCGGAAGGTCTCCTCGAACGCCTCGACGGGGTCTGGCGGCCGTCCGGGAGCCGCTGA
- a CDS encoding NAD(P)-dependent oxidoreductase, producing MSSGAHPRVTVLGLGQMGRPIARRLAQAGVDVRGWNRSPLAPELVAGIPLCATLADAAEADVCLLMLADSAATDAVLERLEPHLRAGHLVLDMGSSDPAHSVAHAARLAARGIAWVDAPVSGGPEGAAAGTLAIMAGGEADDIARARPVLEALGTVVHVGGPGSGHATKIVNQLIVGLTIEAVAEALTLAERCGLDPRRVQQALRGGFADSKILQIHGTRMITRDYTPGGRAALQLKDLRMAQALARQVGLMLPHLESAIARYEQVVARGDGDLDHSAVHKLLWT from the coding sequence GTGAGCTCCGGCGCCCACCCGCGCGTCACCGTGCTGGGGCTCGGCCAGATGGGCCGCCCCATCGCGCGCCGCCTCGCGCAGGCCGGCGTGGACGTCCGCGGCTGGAACCGCTCGCCGCTCGCCCCCGAGCTGGTGGCCGGCATCCCCCTGTGCGCCACGCTGGCGGACGCCGCCGAGGCCGACGTCTGCCTGCTCATGCTGGCCGACTCCGCGGCCACCGACGCCGTGCTGGAGCGGCTCGAACCCCACCTGCGCGCCGGGCACCTGGTGCTGGACATGGGCTCGTCCGACCCCGCGCACTCGGTGGCCCACGCCGCGCGCCTGGCCGCCCGGGGCATCGCGTGGGTCGATGCGCCCGTCTCGGGCGGCCCCGAAGGAGCGGCCGCCGGCACGCTGGCCATCATGGCCGGCGGAGAGGCGGACGACATCGCGCGCGCCCGGCCCGTGCTCGAGGCCCTGGGCACCGTGGTGCACGTCGGCGGCCCCGGCAGCGGGCACGCCACCAAGATCGTGAACCAGCTGATCGTCGGGCTGACGATCGAAGCCGTGGCCGAGGCGCTCACCCTGGCCGAGCGCTGCGGCCTCGACCCGCGGCGGGTGCAGCAGGCCCTGCGCGGCGGGTTCGCCGACTCGAAGATCCTGCAGATCCACGGCACGCGGATGATCACCCGCGACTACACGCCGGGCGGACGCGCGGCCCTGCAGCTCAAGGACCTGCGCATGGCCCAGGCGCTGGCGCGCCAGGTGGGCCTGATGTTGCCGCACCTCGAGAGCGCCATCGCGCGCTACGAGCAGGTGGTGGCCCGGGGCGACGGCGACCTCGACCACTCGGCGGTGCACAAGTTGCTGTGGACGTGA
- a CDS encoding GGDEF domain-containing protein yields the protein MSTNVATVDATRTVAEAATIMLERDMTVLPVVADARLVGVVTMRDLLRAPPYRTLQDVMRREVPVISPDESITVAHATMEAQGVAVLPVVVGDRVVGLLNREDAVRALGLPIDPLTNLPWAVTMRERAVEALREGREIAILFFDLDDFGAVNKRFGHVTGDRCIKAVAQALASVVDPTRDFLCRYAGDEFAVLTTRPRPEAEALGRRALEAIAATRPPGLPADVRLTASVGIAGGKRTTERHDIHFQATVDDLITLASRHSTQVKAAREKAAAPDRTAIAAPPRLQVRRAVLDAAEGRTTATVELGLGPRRYVGEAVGTNVGLAGWHQLADATVQAVNRALPDGWKAVLHDVRVIGHPLETVVIVAVLLSKGTSPPERHLGSTRATGDVGRAVIAATLDALNRRLALILATGDGTPPAS from the coding sequence ATGTCTACGAACGTGGCCACCGTGGACGCCACGCGGACCGTCGCGGAGGCCGCGACGATCATGCTCGAGCGTGACATGACGGTGCTCCCCGTGGTCGCCGACGCGCGGCTGGTCGGCGTGGTCACCATGCGCGACCTCCTGCGCGCCCCCCCGTACCGAACGCTGCAGGACGTGATGCGGCGCGAGGTCCCGGTGATCTCGCCCGACGAGTCCATCACCGTGGCGCACGCGACCATGGAAGCCCAGGGCGTGGCGGTGCTGCCCGTGGTGGTGGGCGACCGGGTGGTGGGGCTGCTCAACCGCGAGGACGCCGTGCGGGCGCTGGGCCTGCCCATCGACCCGCTCACCAACCTGCCCTGGGCGGTGACGATGCGCGAGCGCGCGGTCGAGGCGCTGCGCGAGGGCCGCGAGATCGCCATCCTCTTCTTCGACCTGGACGACTTTGGCGCGGTGAACAAGCGCTTCGGCCACGTGACCGGCGACCGGTGCATCAAGGCCGTGGCGCAGGCGCTGGCCTCGGTGGTCGACCCAACGCGCGACTTCCTCTGCCGGTACGCCGGCGACGAGTTCGCCGTGCTCACCACGCGACCGCGCCCCGAGGCCGAAGCGCTGGGGCGCCGTGCCCTGGAGGCCATCGCCGCCACCCGGCCGCCGGGCCTCCCCGCGGACGTCCGCCTCACGGCCTCGGTGGGCATTGCGGGCGGCAAGCGGACCACCGAGCGCCACGACATCCATTTCCAGGCCACGGTGGACGACCTGATCACGCTGGCCAGCCGGCACAGCACCCAGGTCAAGGCCGCCAGGGAGAAGGCTGCGGCCCCCGACCGGACCGCCATCGCAGCCCCGCCGCGTCTGCAGGTGCGGCGGGCGGTGCTGGACGCCGCAGAGGGACGGACGACGGCGACGGTCGAGCTCGGCCTGGGCCCGCGGCGCTACGTCGGCGAGGCCGTGGGCACCAACGTCGGCCTGGCCGGCTGGCACCAGCTGGCCGACGCGACGGTCCAGGCGGTGAACCGCGCGCTGCCCGACGGATGGAAGGCCGTACTGCACGACGTCCGGGTCATCGGGCACCCGCTGGAGACCGTGGTGATCGTGGCCGTGTTGCTGAGCAAGGGCACGAGCCCGCCGGAACGCCACCTCGGCAGCACCCGCGCCACCGGCGACGTGGGAAGGGCGGTCATCGCCGCGACGCTGGACGCGCTCAACCGCCGGCTGGCGCTGATCCTCGCCACAGGCGACGGCACGCCGCCCGCTTCGTGA
- a CDS encoding diguanylate cyclase yields the protein MPEELHLRVHSAALRLRVGSRAGRVLVVDDDPWVRTTLRKLEQFGAQVDALETPGSLMETAREARPDVIVLDGTIPEAWPLLGQLGADPVTHPIPVLVVLDRNDVEGRVRALEEGAFDCLTLPFHPGEVLARVEKVLQVKSREDALRRRIAFLEELATSDPLTSLLNRRALEERLYLEMERARRSGHPLSCLILDIDLFKEINDRYGHKVGDDVIRQLAKVVLERKRDRDVVCRYGGEEFVWLLPGIDKGLAVEMADLLRRAVNEIDIPTGENSFNITISVGVSTYLWKEHGRLRAEALLEHADRALYQAKEQGRNRVVYLELQIEHSLDEEAPGQHPVSLV from the coding sequence GTGCCCGAAGAGCTCCACCTGCGCGTGCACAGCGCCGCCCTGCGGCTGCGCGTGGGCTCCCGGGCCGGCCGGGTGCTGGTCGTCGACGATGACCCGTGGGTGCGCACCACCTTACGGAAGCTGGAGCAGTTCGGTGCGCAGGTCGACGCGCTCGAGACACCTGGCAGCCTCATGGAGACCGCGCGCGAGGCCCGGCCCGACGTCATCGTCCTCGACGGCACTATTCCGGAGGCGTGGCCCCTCCTGGGACAGCTGGGGGCCGATCCGGTCACGCATCCCATTCCGGTACTCGTCGTGCTCGACCGGAACGACGTCGAGGGACGGGTGCGGGCGCTGGAGGAGGGGGCGTTCGACTGCCTGACCCTGCCCTTCCACCCCGGCGAGGTCCTGGCGCGCGTCGAGAAGGTGCTGCAGGTCAAAAGCCGGGAGGACGCGCTGCGCCGCCGTATCGCCTTCCTCGAGGAGCTGGCCACCTCGGACCCGCTCACCAGCCTCCTCAACCGCCGCGCCCTCGAAGAGCGGCTCTATCTCGAGATGGAGCGCGCGCGCCGCAGCGGGCACCCCCTCTCCTGCCTCATCCTGGACATCGATTTGTTCAAGGAGATCAACGACCGCTACGGCCACAAGGTCGGTGACGACGTGATCCGCCAGCTCGCCAAGGTCGTGCTCGAACGCAAGCGCGACCGCGACGTGGTGTGTCGCTACGGTGGGGAGGAGTTCGTCTGGCTGTTGCCCGGCATCGACAAGGGGCTGGCGGTGGAGATGGCGGACCTGCTGCGCCGCGCCGTCAACGAGATCGACATCCCCACGGGTGAGAACTCGTTCAACATCACCATCAGCGTTGGCGTGTCGACGTACCTCTGGAAGGAGCACGGGCGCCTGCGCGCGGAGGCGCTGCTCGAACACGCCGACCGGGCCCTCTACCAGGCCAAGGAGCAGGGCCGCAACCGCGTGGTCTACCTCGAGCTGCAGATCGAGCACTCGCTCGATGAGGAGGCGCCAGGCCAACACCCGGTGAGCCTGGTGTAG
- a CDS encoding HAMP domain-containing sensor histidine kinase gives MTPEVVALSAHLAHELRTPLNAILGYAQLLAAGDLRREQQEYVRQILAAAHHLRCLVDDTLDLSLLQQGRLRLACEPVPVVQVMREAVAMVAPLASERPVRLAVGGAPAGWCVAGDRRRLGQVLLNLLTNAVKYNRPGGTVRVTAQRVVADRVRLAVADEGPGIPPEQQHRLFVPFERLGVSAVGGAGIGLAVAKWLVHAMGGTIGVDSCPGHGATFWIEFPLMPAAYDSRSAAGA, from the coding sequence ATGACGCCGGAGGTCGTCGCCCTGTCCGCGCACCTGGCCCATGAACTGCGCACCCCGCTCAACGCCATTCTGGGCTACGCCCAACTGCTGGCCGCAGGGGACCTGCGGCGCGAGCAGCAAGAGTATGTCCGCCAGATTCTCGCGGCCGCTCACCACCTCCGGTGTCTGGTAGACGACACGCTCGATCTCTCCCTCCTCCAGCAGGGTCGCTTGCGGCTGGCTTGCGAGCCCGTCCCGGTCGTTCAGGTGATGCGCGAAGCGGTAGCCATGGTGGCCCCGCTCGCCAGTGAGCGCCCGGTGCGGCTCGCCGTGGGGGGAGCGCCGGCTGGCTGGTGCGTGGCGGGAGACCGCCGGCGGCTCGGACAGGTGTTGCTCAACCTCCTCACCAATGCGGTGAAGTACAACCGGCCCGGGGGCACGGTGCGGGTGACGGCTCAACGGGTCGTCGCCGATCGCGTGCGTCTTGCCGTGGCCGACGAGGGACCGGGGATCCCGCCCGAGCAGCAACACCGGCTGTTCGTGCCGTTCGAGCGGCTGGGCGTGTCGGCTGTCGGCGGCGCGGGTATCGGCCTGGCGGTCGCGAAGTGGCTTGTCCACGCCATGGGAGGCACCATCGGAGTCGACAGCTGCCCCGGTCACGGCGCGACCTTCTGGATCGAGTTCCCGCTCATGCCGGCCGCGTACGACAGTAGGAGCGCCGCGGGCGCGTGA
- a CDS encoding creatininase family protein, whose translation MTTLPLRLYECTWTEARERLQTAHAAILPVGAQEAHGPHLPTATDVIIADEMATRGAAELRRRGLEVVVLAALDYVVTYAGAPFPGTVAITPPTLQAIVVDIGRSLERHGVRHLLLASAHLEQIHLDTLHHAAVTLSRETTVRAAVLDIREPQWAARLSEEFRRGARHAGAYETSLVLAVRPDLVRLDVARSLPPVWVDLPAALRAGARSFAEAGSPLAYFGDPARSSAEEGHALYDALATIVADAVEALVRHT comes from the coding sequence ATGACCACGCTGCCCTTGCGGCTGTACGAGTGCACCTGGACAGAGGCGCGGGAACGCCTCCAGACCGCCCACGCCGCGATCCTGCCCGTGGGCGCCCAGGAGGCCCACGGCCCCCACCTGCCCACCGCCACCGACGTCATCATCGCCGACGAGATGGCCACCCGCGGCGCGGCGGAACTGCGCCGCCGCGGCCTTGAGGTCGTGGTGCTCGCCGCGTTGGACTACGTGGTCACGTACGCCGGCGCGCCCTTCCCGGGGACGGTCGCCATCACCCCGCCCACCCTGCAGGCCATCGTGGTCGACATCGGGCGCAGCCTCGAACGGCACGGCGTCCGGCACCTGTTGCTGGCGAGCGCGCACCTCGAACAGATCCACCTCGACACGCTGCACCATGCGGCGGTGACGTTGAGCCGCGAGACCACGGTGCGCGCCGCGGTGCTGGACATCCGCGAGCCCCAGTGGGCCGCACGCCTCTCGGAGGAGTTCCGCCGCGGCGCGCGCCACGCGGGCGCCTACGAGACGTCGCTGGTGCTGGCGGTGCGCCCGGACCTGGTCAGACTCGACGTCGCCCGCAGCCTCCCGCCCGTCTGGGTGGACCTGCCGGCCGCCCTGCGCGCCGGCGCCCGCTCGTTCGCGGAGGCCGGGTCGCCCCTGGCCTACTTCGGGGATCCCGCCCGGTCGTCCGCCGAAGAGGGCCACGCGCTCTACGACGCCCTGGCCACGATCGTCGCCGACGCGGTGGAAGCGCTGGTCCGCCACACCTGA
- a CDS encoding DUF4386 family protein — protein MVPRQDTAGLSGIIAGIALAVATVVFFTMGATADTFRDPGKALPFLTQHLARIRVLALLFMLTIGFAVPFVAGVAAALRERTPTRATAALYFGLLGLAGHGIGALLFWSAVPALTAYAATDQVAASHAWVALNAVAGTVDGVGNLFSGLFILLAGWAAVASGAFSAALAWYGVIAGILVALAVLAPSVEILYLGSFVLPVIWLLWAGSALRRTTA, from the coding sequence ATGGTTCCCCGTCAGGACACCGCAGGGCTCTCCGGCATCATCGCGGGTATCGCACTGGCCGTGGCCACCGTCGTCTTCTTCACGATGGGCGCCACAGCCGACACCTTTCGGGATCCGGGGAAGGCGCTGCCCTTCCTCACACAGCATCTTGCGCGGATTCGCGTCCTCGCCCTCCTCTTCATGCTGACCATCGGGTTCGCCGTGCCCTTCGTCGCGGGCGTCGCCGCCGCGCTGCGCGAGCGCACGCCGACCAGGGCAACGGCCGCACTCTACTTCGGGCTCTTGGGACTGGCCGGGCATGGGATCGGCGCATTGCTGTTCTGGTCGGCCGTCCCGGCACTGACCGCGTACGCGGCGACCGACCAGGTGGCGGCGTCCCACGCGTGGGTTGCGCTCAACGCCGTCGCCGGGACCGTAGACGGTGTTGGCAACCTCTTCAGCGGGCTGTTCATCCTGCTGGCCGGCTGGGCAGCGGTCGCCTCGGGAGCCTTCAGCGCGGCGCTGGCCTGGTATGGGGTGATCGCGGGTATCCTCGTGGCCCTGGCCGTGCTCGCCCCCAGCGTCGAGATCCTCTACCTGGGGTCGTTCGTGCTGCCGGTGATCTGGCTCCTCTGGGCGGGGAGCGCCCTGCGCCGGACCACGGCCTGA
- a CDS encoding TRAP transporter permease, which translates to MTPALPPAEVETLLREVEPEYNYRRLTGVWAGVVGVIGVAMALFHLYTARFGALEALRQRAVHLAFAFTLVFLLYPPRRRGAAMARIGVSDLLTVAAALVPMLYVVYYHADLAQRAGNLTRTDLLVGALGVLVVLEAGRRLMAVVPVIAALALAYPFLGRYLPGALAIAPISPQRVIEQMFFTTEGVFGIPVGVSATFVFLFVLLAAFLERTGLGQLFVDIAMALAGWMTGGPAKVSVLSSAFIGTVSGSSVANVVADGVFNIPLMRRLGYHPRFAAGVEAATSVGGQLVPPVMGAAAFVMAEFLGVPYLTVVKAAAIPAALYYLSLAFIIHFEAKRLGLAGLPRDQLPRLRDIVVRRFYLVVPLVVLVGFLLHGASPMRAAFWGIVVSAGVHAVTCLLERRPADWPRDVWDTLVYGARLALPVAVATAVVGIFIGIVTLTGLGLTFVSLTIALGQGILFLTLVWIMVACTIVGSGIPTTATYIILAAIAAPALVQMGVEPLAAHLFIFYFGVLADITPPDALAAYAAAGIARTDPFQTGLTATRLALAGILIPYVFVYSPTILLQGASPSEIVVTTATAVVGIVALAAAVAGYLFGPARPLERAVLGLTAVALIFHDVRADVLGLGLLVAVAVVQLLRRRGARAAPAPAAPGGG; encoded by the coding sequence GTGACGCCCGCGCTCCCGCCCGCCGAGGTCGAGACGCTCCTCCGCGAGGTCGAGCCCGAGTACAACTACCGACGGCTGACCGGGGTCTGGGCCGGCGTGGTCGGCGTCATCGGCGTGGCGATGGCGCTGTTCCACCTGTACACGGCGCGCTTCGGCGCGCTGGAGGCGCTGCGCCAGCGGGCGGTGCACCTGGCCTTCGCGTTCACCCTGGTCTTCCTGCTCTACCCGCCGCGACGGCGCGGAGCCGCCATGGCGCGCATCGGCGTTTCCGACCTGCTCACGGTGGCGGCGGCCCTGGTGCCGATGCTCTACGTCGTCTACTACCACGCCGACCTGGCCCAGCGGGCGGGCAACCTCACCCGCACCGACCTGCTGGTGGGCGCGCTGGGCGTGCTGGTGGTGCTGGAGGCCGGGCGCCGGCTCATGGCCGTGGTGCCGGTCATCGCTGCCCTGGCGCTCGCCTACCCGTTCCTGGGCCGGTACCTGCCGGGAGCGCTGGCGATCGCGCCGATCTCGCCCCAGCGGGTGATCGAGCAGATGTTCTTCACCACCGAAGGGGTCTTTGGCATCCCGGTGGGCGTGTCGGCCACGTTCGTCTTCCTCTTCGTGCTGCTGGCGGCGTTCCTGGAGCGCACCGGCCTTGGCCAGCTGTTCGTGGACATCGCCATGGCGCTGGCGGGCTGGATGACCGGCGGGCCGGCCAAGGTCTCGGTGCTCTCCAGCGCCTTCATCGGGACGGTCTCGGGCAGCTCGGTGGCCAACGTGGTGGCCGACGGGGTCTTCAACATCCCGTTGATGCGCCGGCTGGGCTACCACCCGCGGTTCGCGGCCGGCGTGGAGGCGGCCACGTCGGTGGGCGGCCAGCTCGTCCCGCCGGTCATGGGCGCCGCCGCGTTCGTGATGGCCGAGTTCCTGGGCGTGCCCTACCTGACCGTGGTGAAGGCCGCGGCGATTCCGGCGGCGCTGTACTATCTCTCGCTGGCGTTCATCATCCACTTCGAGGCCAAGCGGCTGGGCCTGGCGGGGCTGCCGCGCGACCAGCTGCCCCGGCTGCGCGACATCGTGGTGCGCCGGTTCTACCTGGTGGTGCCGCTGGTGGTGCTGGTGGGCTTCCTGCTGCACGGGGCCAGCCCGATGCGGGCGGCGTTCTGGGGCATCGTGGTGTCGGCCGGCGTGCACGCCGTGACCTGCCTGCTCGAGCGCCGGCCCGCCGACTGGCCGCGGGACGTCTGGGACACGCTGGTCTACGGCGCGCGCCTGGCGCTGCCGGTGGCGGTGGCGACGGCCGTGGTAGGGATCTTCATCGGGATCGTGACGCTGACCGGCCTGGGCCTGACCTTCGTCAGCCTCACCATCGCGCTGGGGCAGGGCATCCTGTTCCTGACCCTGGTGTGGATCATGGTCGCCTGCACCATCGTGGGCTCGGGCATCCCCACCACCGCCACGTACATCATCCTGGCGGCGATCGCAGCGCCGGCGCTGGTGCAGATGGGCGTCGAGCCGCTGGCCGCGCACCTGTTCATCTTCTACTTTGGCGTGCTGGCCGACATCACGCCGCCCGATGCCCTGGCGGCCTACGCCGCAGCCGGCATCGCGCGCACCGATCCGTTCCAGACCGGCCTGACCGCCACGCGCCTGGCGCTGGCGGGCATCCTCATCCCGTACGTGTTCGTGTACTCGCCGACGATCCTGTTGCAGGGGGCGTCGCCGTCCGAGATCGTCGTGACCACCGCCACTGCCGTGGTGGGCATCGTCGCGCTGGCAGCGGCGGTGGCAGGGTACCTGTTCGGGCCGGCCCGGCCCCTGGAACGCGCCGTGCTGGGATTGACGGCCGTGGCCCTGATCTTCCACGATGTGCGTGCGGACGTGCTGGGGCTGGGCCTGCTGGTCGCGGTAGCCGTCGTCCAGCTGCTCCGGCGCCGCGGGGCGAGGGCGGCTCCGGCCCCGGCGGCGCCTGGGGGCGGTTGA
- a CDS encoding TAXI family TRAP transporter solute-binding subunit, giving the protein MMRRWAVLTVTVALVVGATAPTAAQVRLLSLVTGGTAGVYFPLGGAMAEIWNARVPGVRVASQSSGASVANIQFLARGDAHLALVQNDIAYYAYQGREMFAEAGSNRPQPITAFRGVAMLYPETIQIVTLRGKGITSVEHLRGKRVVVGAPGSGTEANARQILQVHDIFYRELRVEFLSFAAGMDQLRDGIVDAVFLTAGIPTAAVTDIAASRDIVIVPVGDEALQALRGRWPFYTRQVIPAGTYRGVTTPVPTVAVMAMLIARADLPDDLVYNLTKALWENLDRVRAAHARGRDLELAKALDGMPVPVHPGAERYYRERGVRGK; this is encoded by the coding sequence ATGATGCGACGTTGGGCAGTGCTGACAGTGACCGTCGCGCTGGTCGTCGGGGCCACCGCGCCGACGGCGGCGCAGGTGCGCCTGCTGTCGCTGGTGACCGGCGGCACGGCGGGCGTCTACTTCCCGCTGGGCGGCGCGATGGCCGAGATCTGGAACGCGCGGGTCCCGGGCGTGCGCGTGGCCTCGCAGAGCAGCGGGGCGTCGGTGGCCAACATTCAGTTCCTGGCGCGCGGCGATGCGCACCTGGCGCTGGTGCAGAACGACATCGCCTACTACGCGTACCAGGGCCGCGAGATGTTCGCCGAGGCCGGGTCGAACCGACCGCAGCCCATCACCGCGTTCCGCGGCGTCGCCATGCTCTACCCCGAGACGATCCAGATCGTGACGCTCCGGGGCAAGGGCATCACCAGCGTCGAGCACCTGCGGGGCAAGCGAGTGGTCGTGGGCGCGCCGGGCAGCGGCACCGAGGCCAACGCCCGGCAGATCCTGCAGGTGCACGACATCTTCTACCGCGAGCTGCGCGTGGAGTTCCTGTCGTTCGCCGCGGGCATGGACCAGCTGCGCGACGGCATCGTCGACGCGGTCTTCCTGACCGCCGGCATCCCCACGGCGGCCGTGACCGACATCGCGGCTTCGCGCGACATCGTCATCGTGCCGGTCGGCGACGAGGCGCTGCAGGCGTTGCGCGGCCGCTGGCCGTTCTACACGCGGCAGGTCATCCCGGCGGGGACCTACCGGGGCGTGACCACGCCGGTGCCGACGGTGGCGGTGATGGCGATGCTGATCGCCCGGGCCGACCTGCCCGACGACCTGGTCTACAACCTGACCAAGGCCCTGTGGGAGAACCTGGACCGCGTGCGCGCCGCCCATGCCCGCGGGCGCGACCTCGAGTTGGCGAAGGCGCTGGACGGGATGCCGGTGCCCGTGCATCCCGGGGCCGAGCGGTACTACCGCGAGCGCGGCGTGCGGGGGAAGTAG
- a CDS encoding DUF1850 domain-containing protein has translation MAAALAAATLLVERPLEVRVEAADEAPGGAGQTAWDGPTASRARSVVPTYRRAVRIGGLSPGTRIEVRYQHTVERTPIVEVFRVERDGLWFEEVRFASQGAGLPSDGYVREGDHYVLRQPRRIGALALRVSARAGHRLRVGGEEVALAATFGDGASVVMTAGPGGWRLRWRRFRGESGASA, from the coding sequence GTGGCGGCGGCCCTGGCCGCCGCCACGCTGCTTGTGGAGCGGCCTCTAGAGGTGCGCGTCGAAGCCGCCGACGAGGCCCCCGGAGGGGCCGGGCAGACAGCGTGGGACGGGCCCACCGCGTCGCGTGCCCGGTCGGTGGTGCCGACCTACCGTCGCGCGGTGCGCATTGGCGGGCTCTCGCCCGGCACGAGGATCGAGGTTCGCTACCAGCACACCGTCGAGCGCACGCCCATCGTCGAGGTCTTCCGTGTCGAGCGCGACGGCCTGTGGTTCGAGGAGGTGCGCTTCGCCTCGCAGGGCGCGGGCCTGCCATCCGACGGCTACGTGCGGGAGGGCGACCACTACGTCCTGCGCCAGCCGCGGCGGATCGGCGCGCTGGCGCTCCGGGTCTCGGCGCGGGCCGGGCACCGACTGCGGGTGGGAGGAGAGGAGGTTGCGCTCGCGGCGACGTTCGGCGATGGCGCCAGCGTCGTGATGACCGCGGGGCCGGGTGGGTGGCGGCTGCGATGGCGCCGGTTTCGTGGCGAAAGCGGCGCCTCAGCGTGA